ATGACATTATTGAACAAGTATTAGCGGAACCGCGTGTGCTTGCAATCTCAGGGATTATGCTTTTATTGCTTAGCGTCGTCCCCGGTCTCCCGGCAATCCCGATGTCGGTTGTGGGGTTGGCTCTGATGTTTCTGTGGTTCAAACGCGATTCCCGTAAGGCACTGCTAAGCTCAGCTCAGGCTGCGCTTCCAGCGGGGATGCATCTAGCGCCTCAGCAGCTCCAACTCCGAGTCTTGCGAGCGGTCGAGCATGAGTATTTGCCGGCAGCAATATCTTCTGGTCATTCTTTAGAGCAGGGAGTAATGCTGGCGCTAGGACCTAGTCACGAGACTGTTAAGGCTCTTAGGCTGGAAGTAGATGCTGAGGTGTTAACCAGATATTTCGAAAGTTCTGCTAATCAGAACCTAAAAAAGTTTCAATCGTTTGTCGCTAGGATGCGACGAAATGTGTTTTTACAACGAGGTTTTGTCCTGCCGGACATTCAACTTATGTGTGGTGAGCAATTAACTAAGGGCGGATATGTAGTTCTAGTTCGAGAAACTCCTTGTGCCTCTGGAGAGATTCATGGAGATTTTTTATTTGTCAGAGTGAGTCCTTCGACCTTAGCGGCCCTTGGTATTCCAATTGTGAATTCCGTTCGTCACCCGGTTACGCAATGTTCGGCTTGTTGGATAGATCGGCGGGCAGTTGGGATTAGCGCGTTAGAGAGAATTGGCGTGGAGCTTCTAGAGCCTTACGAGTACCTCGCGCTAGAGGTGCTAGCGGCCGCTTGTGGTAATATTGAAGAGTTATTTGGTTTGGGAGAAGTGCTAGATCTTTTGGAAGTAGTTAAGGGCGACGCGAAGGCACTTTATACAGAGGTTTTTGATAAGGAAGTCATATCGATGGCTGAGTTTACAGACTGCCTGCGCCGCTTGGTTCGGGAGCGAGTAAATATACGAGACTTAAAACTCATCCTCGAGGGAATAGTTGAGTTTTCGTCTCTGTCTTCGGCTGACGAAGAAAGACAGACTTGGCTTTCGATGCTCCACTCTTTTTTGCGCCAAGTGTTAAGTCGCGGTATTGTTGCAGATATTACGTCAAGAACTGGCAAATTTAGAGCATTTGTATTATCTGATGAAGTTGAAGAGGAATTTCGCGCTATTATTCCTTCTTGGGAAAAGCGCCGCGCAGTTCCTCCGCTAAATCCTAATGTGGCGGCAGGGATGTATGGGGCAGCGAGTGCTTTGTTTAAGCCGGTTTTGGAGAGGGGTATCGCTCCTATTGTTCTCTTGTGTTCTGCCGATATTAGATCTATGGCCGATGAATTTTTTGGCCATAAGACGCTGGGGGGGCGCGAATGGTTGAGCACGTTAGCTTATGAAGAGCTAGACGGAGTTACTGCTCCAGAAATAGTTGGAGTTTTAAATCTCTCCTAGAGTTTTTTGTTGAATATTATGTAATGTTCTTTATGAGGGATGATTTGGAAGGTCATATTAACGAAAAAGCCGGTTCCGTTGCGAAGCCGGCTAATGCTTATGCTATTGCTGAGCGCGTAGACGAGCGATTTCAAATCATCGAGCACCTCTATACTGCCAGAACATCGGATGGATTTAAGGCGCTCGATAGGAGCGATAACTCGACAGTCCTCTTATGGCTTTTGCGCTACGGTCTTGCGAGTACAAACAATGCCGTGCCGCTATACGTTAACCGATTAGAGCGCCTAAGAACACTTGAACTACCTTGTCCAAAGTTTCGCAATTATGGCGTAGATGCTTCGCGCAAAGCTTATTTGGCGACTGAATTTGTCGAAGGGACGCCTTGTTTAGAGGTAAAACTTACAGTCGAGCAACAGCTGAAAGTGTTCCTAGATATTGTAAGTATAGTAGCGAAGCTGCATAAAGCCGGCATTGTGTTAAAGGATATTGGGGAAGACAGTTTTATCTTGGCGCCCGATGGAAAAGTCCTAACAGTTTCTCTAATAGGCGGATGTGAGGTTGCAGCAGATGGAACTACAATGCTGCCGCCGCCGAAAACGCTCTATTATTTATCGCCTGAACATCGCAGTGGTGTTGGTATCGTTGCGAGCACGGATGTATATGCACTCGGGGTATATGCCTATCGATTGTTTACAGGTCGATACGCCGTAGACGACGTGAAAGAACTCATGACGGCCGTTGACGTTTGGGGAGCAGCTCAGGCTCCATCGAAAATTAAGCAGAATATACCCCCATGGATTGACGATATAGTAAAAAAATGCGTAAGTGCTAGGCCCTACGAGCGCTTCGGAGATGCGTCTCAGTTGTTGCAGGCGCTAAAACATCATCTCCATAGGGGCGGTGTAGATCTGGGAACATCGCAGTCCTACGCCGATAGTAAGCTATCCTCTAGCAAGACAATTATGATTCGCCCCGCTACTCAGTCTACTGCTAGGCGGGATTTGCAAGCGCAGTCAAGACATAATACAGAGCCCGGAAAACAGGAGCGAAAACCATCAGTAATATTTTCGACTTTAGCGAGTAAAGGAATACGGCCACTGATAGGGGCCGCTGTCATTGCGATAGCAGTCTTTGGCGTGGCTCAAGTAGTGCGATTCCTCTCTGATGATAATCCCGATGTCGAAGTATCTACCGGTGCCTTGCTGTCGGCTGCGTATGTGGAGCCGTTGGCAGCGGAGTTAAAAGCACATTTAGCCCAAGTAGCTGATGGGGATACGCCAGTCGAAGACGGCCAAGCAACTCTGCAAAAAATTTCTGATAGCTCAGATCCGCTTAGTTTTGCAGCCTTGGTTGCAGCTATGAAAGCTTCTGATATCGCCACATTGCGGCCCTCGGCGCAGCTATTGGTGTTGACGAGAATCGAGAAGGCAGGACTTCCATTGAGTTCCGACGTAGTGCTTCGATGGTTTCAGGGGCAAGAGAGGTCTGGTAGCGATTCGACTAAATTGCCATATTACGACTCCTTGTTTGAGGCTTGCGATCCGGTATTGCCAGTAGAGAAGCGCCGCTTTGCCCTAAGCAAAGCGTTTAGTTTTGACAGACTTGTTGGTTTGCAGCTTGCTGCCGCACTTGCGCTCGATGATAAGAGTGGGCGTTTTGCTCCATCTCTGAGGCAGTTTATGTCGGATGAGGTAGATGAAGAGAACCTCATGGTTTTACACATTGGTGCGCTCATATTGGGAAACTCGCTTTTGGCGCAGCAATTTGAGGGCGAGGTAACGGCTTTATTGTCAGAACTTGCCCCGCGAGATTTGGCGTGGATTTTGGTAAAGCTTTCAGAGCGAGATAGTAACTTGCTTTTTAAAGTGGCCGAGGAAGCGCTAAAGCGCAATATCATCCCACCGTTTCAGGCCATATTTTTGCGCACACTGGTGGAGACGGATCGGCAGTTCCTTCCGGCGCAGGTGCGAAAGACCTTAATACGCGGTGCAAGAGGCGAGCTACAAGAAGAGGACTTGGTGTCTTTGGCGCGATGGATGTCTTTAGATTCTGAGCCAGTATTGTTAGCTATTTGCGCCATCTCTAGTAAAGAAAACATTGCGCTTGCGGCCTTTGATGCGTTGTCGTCGCGGACTCTAAACACTGAACCGGCTCGTGGGTTAATTAAGTGGATTAAGAAAAGCTATTGGGAATATCGCACGCGATTGGTAAAAGCTGTTGGAATTTTGGGTAGCAGTAAAATAGCCCAGGACGATCAGATTAACTATGCCTTTGATGTTCTGATGCCCTTTGCTCAAGACAGTTCTTTGCTGAATTTACTAGTGGGAGCCGATATTGAATCCTTAATTGTAATTGCGCTCGAGCGTTTGGGAGAAATTTCTTCTCATGAAGATCTTTTGCCTCTGTTGCGTCACGATAGCAAGCAAGTTCGGATTGGCGCTATTCGTGCACTTAAGGGGAGAAACGACCTCACGGTTCTTAGGGGGATTTCTCGCGCCTACGATAAGGAAAGAGATGAAGATGTGCGAAGTTTATACGAGGAGCTACACTGGGTAACTAGGAAGGGCGACGCAGCACGTATGCTGTCAAATGGCGAGTAGAGTAAACGCTTTTTATGTTTGCACTTGAAATAAAATTTAATGATGGAATAAGCCAACCAGAGGTGTTGCTAGTAAGGCGACAGCATGTAGTCATTGGTGCGAGTGATTATGCACACGTTGTGATCGAGGGGTTTGCGGCTAATAGATGTGATCTGAAGCTGACTCGCGGTTTGGGACGGCAATTTCGTTGTCAGCCAATCATTAAATCATCTTCTAACAACAGCGGTCCACTGCCCTTTGCAGAAGGTGTTTATTCGGGCGATGTGGAACTGGAGTTAACGGAGGTATCGCTGCATATCACGGCACTAGATGTCGACTTGCAGCTGCAAAGTAACGAGTCTCCGGATAGAGCGGGGGTTCGCATTTTGCGCCAGGCACTTTCGCATGAGAGCCCGGTTTTTCCGGCCGTTAGCATATTAGGGGCGGCTTCTGTTATGGTGTCTTTCCCGGAGGATGAACCGCTGATTATTGGACGATCTAGGAAGTGTGGATTAAGGCTGGATGCTGCGGATGTTTCTAGTGAGCAGGCTCGCATTGGTTTTGAACGCGGCGGCTTTTGGATAGAGGATCTTGGTAGTAAAAATGGCAGCTTCGTAGAGGGTCGGCGCGTCAATGGTCGACAATCGCTCAAGCGAGATAGTCTGGTTACTATTGGTTCCGAGTTTGTTCTCCAAGTAATTAAGGATCAAGACGATCTAGCGGCGGTAAGCCAAGCTAAGGCTAGTGGGCGGCAGCTTAAGGAGGAGGCGCACCTCTACCCATGCCTAGTTTCTTCCTATGAGGCAGTTCAGCCTCGTCGGCTAGTGCTTTTACCTGGCTTGCGAGTGACCCTTGGAAGAGACCCTTGTAGTGATATATGGATAGAGGCGGCGCATGTGTCTCGCAATCATGCCGAGATTAATTACAGCGATACTGGAGTTCTATCGGTGACTGATCTTAGCAGTAACGGTACGTCGCTAAATGGTCAGGAGTTGCCTGCTGGTAAACCCGTCGAATTATCAACCTCGGAAACTTCGGTTCTCGACTTAGGAATGGGCGTGGAAATATCGCTGTGTTTTTCTGAGGCGGATGAGGCGAAAGTTAGTGGAGCGAGCCAATTACAATCTGCGGGCCTGCCGTGGACCGCGGTAAGTGGTGTTGCAGGGCGGCGCGGGGGCGATGGTTCCGATTCTATTGAAGTGGAAGACGATAGGGCGATTATGGGGCAGGTGTCTGGCGGAGAAAGCGGCGACGAACCGACTTTACAGAGGGCGCGAGGTGCATTTGAGGATTTAGTGCAACGAGCCCAGAGCGTTCGAGACGCTAATATTTCTGGTCTGGAGGCGAGGCAAAAGAGGGCCGGAGAGGTTTTGTTTTCTGGCGATAGTTCTAGCGCGGTCGATATGACTGATGGAATGTTGGAAGAGAATGCTAGCGCACAAGGTGGCATTGGAAGGCTTGGCCAGGTTTTTTTGTGGTTAGCCGTGGTTGTATTAGCGCTAGTGGTTGCTGAATTGTTGATTTGGTTCGTGGGTGGAAGTCGGTTAATATAAATAATTGATATTGAAATCGAGCTAATTTTTCGGAGGTATGGTTTTATGAGTATAAATGACACTGAGTTAACGTTTACGCGTTGTTCCGGGTGTCGGAGCTTGGTGCCAGCGTCTGCTAGTAGGTGTAGGATGTGTGGCGAGCTTCTTAGCAAGGAGGCTGAGTCTGCCGAAGGCAGTGTTGAGGAACAGCCCAATAGGTCTTCTAGCCGTGTTAGGCAACGGACGATGTCTTTGTCGTCTGACGATGCTAAGGCTATCGTCGACCGGGTTAAGTCCGCTTCGTCCATGAATCTAGCGAGTAGCGAAAAGCCCGCTGACAAGCCAACTGAGGCGTTTAGGTTGCGACCGCTAGATTTGGCCGCAAAAAAATCGCCATTAGCTAGCGTCTCAAAGGAGACATCGCAGTGGAAGAGTCCACTCGAATTGAGCGGGACAAAGGAGAAAGGGGAGGGTGCAAAAATTTCTCCGAGTAATATGTCAGCGGGATCCGCTGGAACTGCTACATCGTCTCCTGGCTTACAGGTGGAGGCAAAGCCTTCGACAGCTGAGGCAAGTGCTGTTCCTCAGTCGCAAAGCGTCGCCGAGGGCAAGCGCACCTCAGTGGATGTAGCGCCGAAAACCGCTGAGACTCAGTCTGGGCTTTCTGCCTCAACGCTCGCTAAGGGTGAGTTGTCGCTTAGAAAAAAGGCACGTAGGCGAAAGAAAAAGAAGGTTCAGGACGTGACCACCGCAACCAGTGCAGGAACGCTACACGTAGCAGCAAGGGAAGAGCCGGGATTGGAGAGAAAGAAGGAAAATCTGGAGCAACCTATGAGGACGCAAGGCGATGTATCTGTTCAGCCAAATGTCAAGAGTAATAAGGAGGCCCCTAAGAGTTCAGCTAAGAGCGTAGAAGCTACTGCCAAACCGCGAGAATTAGAGGAGGGTGGACTGTTTGGTTGGTTTGTGCGCTACGATGAGCAGGGTAGAGGAAGTGCTACTGAGATTCGAACTGGTCGATTTTTTGTTTCTGCTGAGAAGCTTAAGGACGTGGATTTGGTGATAGAGGACGAGACAATTTCTACACCTCATTGCGTCGTTAGGGCGAGCGTATCAGATGGATTAAGGGTTCAGGATTTACTTAGCGAGGGTGGGACTTTTGTTCGTCGTCGAAACGAGGGCAGGTTTTACGAATATTCAGACGCCGTAACGCTAGAGCATGGCGATTGGCTGCGGTTTGGGGACTACGAGGTGCTTGTCTGTTTGGTGACCTTTGCAGATGCTGCTGCTAAGAAGGTATGATGGCTTTTGTGGCGAAAAGGATAGTTGTTTGTGTTTTTTGTGTGTTGTTGCTGGGCCTTTGTGCCTGTCAGACGCAAGCACTGGTGCGCGGTCTTGGTCAAAGTGAGTCACTAGAGATTCTGGTAGCCTTAAACAGAGCTGGCATTGCTGCCGAACACATTCCGGAGTCAGCGCAGGGAACTACTAAGTACAGTATTGTCGTTGCTGCGCGCGATTATGTGCGCGCAGCAGAGGTTTTGCATGAATATGGATTGCCTAGGGATTCGACACCTAGTCTCGAGATATTGACCAAGCAAACAGGGTTTATCCCGAGCACTCAGGACATGGCGGCGATGCGTTTGTCGTTAGCGCAGAGTGCGCAAGTCGAACATTTACTTAGGGCCTTGCCGGGAGTTTTGGATGTTAGAGTGGCTATCCGCTCCATTAATAAGAAAACACTCGTAGATTTCGGAGAATCAACGGACGTAGGCGCTTCGGTAGTAATTCGCTATGCATCTCAGTCTGACAAATTGCCGTTTCTGGTTGAGGATGTAAAGCGAATAGTTACAAACAGCGTAGTGGGGTTGCGGAGCGAAAATGTACTTCTTTCTCTTTCGCGAGTCGTTTTGCCGTCCGGTGACTCCATCGTTGCTTACAGCGAAGGAGATGTCGGAGGCGGAGGTAGCGGCAGACTTGTGCCGTTGGTAACTTTGTCGCCATTTGCGTTTCAGGTGCCTAGTTCGCAAAAAAAGGATGCTCAAAATCGTCTGGCAATGGTGGGCGTTGTCGCGATGCTGTCTGCTGGGGTAGTTGGCCTTTACCTTGGTCGATTGTTTGGGCATGGACGAAAGAAAGATTACAACACGGCGGGTATGGGATACGACGTTCGGTCACAGGATTTATTGATAGATTCGCCGCTTAATAATTCTGAGAGGCCGCCAAGGTTACAAGGTGGCGAAGGGCCAAGAGCGCGTTAATAGAGCAAAAGGATCGTTTTGTTATGTCGGATCTCGGCAGATTTAGGGCTTTGTCGGTAAGAGAGCGTGCTGTAGTGGCATTGGGAGTTCTTCTCGATGGACGAGATGCGAGCGACTTCTTGCTTTGTGATAAGGAGCGATCCGCTGCTCTATCCCGGGCTGCGGCTGATTTGGCTGTCTTGCAACCGGAGCTTAGGATGTCATTGTTGGGAAGCTTATTGCGCGAGGCGCTGGCGCATTTGGAACGGGAGTGAGGAGTGTCGTTATTAACGAGGTTGTTTTTGGCATATGCATGGCGCGGACAAACTCGAAACTTTGCTTAGGGCTAGAGAGGTGGCGGTTGAAGATGCTACGCGCAATCTGAGGAAAGTTGAGTCTGTGTTGGAGGCGAGAAGACAGAAATGCGAAGAGCTTGGGAAAAAAAAGAGTCGCTTGCTTGCGCAACTTAACGAATTACGAGGTTCAGCTCGATTCGATGCGCTTCGTGTGGGGAATGTGAATATGGTCGCTTCGGTTACGCACTATGTTAAGCGACTCGTGCAGCAGGTGTCTGGGATTGAGGGATTGTTGGCTGAACGTCAAGAGGAATATCGAAGAGCGCAGGAGCATCTTGCCATGGCTCACGAAGATTTGGTTCAGGCTAGGGTAGAGAAGGGCAAGGTTGAAAAGCTAATTAGCAATAGGAGGCAATCGGAGTATTTGGCAGAAGAGGCTCGCGAGGAGACTCTTTTAGATGAAGTAAACAGTGCGAGGGCAAGAGGCACTGTGAAATAGTGGAAATAATAATGAAGCGTTATTAATAATATGCGAGCGCATGGCAAGATATCAGATAGTGGCGAGGCTAAACTTGCAGTATGGCAGCCAGCTCAAGCTTTGACTGAGCCGGACAGCGAGGAAGTTCGTTTGTGCGTTGGGTTTTTGAGAGCCGATTTGAGCAAGTTCTTCGGCTCGTTTGCTGATGATTGGCTATCGCTATTCCATGTTTTAGATGTCAAGGTCGATAATTTCGAGGTACAAACTGTTCTAGAGTTTCCGGAAGATTTAGAAAGAGTGATGCCGATAGAGGTTGATGGCGAAGCAGCTGTAATTGGGCTTGATGCGGCCACGGAAAAGTGCCTACTCGATATGGTTTCAAAGCAGTATACGGATGCCGGAGCGGATATTATTATTGAGTATTTAGAGCGAAGATTTATTTCGACCTTGTGCAAAAGTTGGAGTGGCTCCGCGCCTTTAAACGCCGTGTTCATTCCGCAACAGAATGAACGGTCTGTGGAAGTGGTTGGGGTGGTGAGGTTGTTTTTTAAGTTGGCGAATACTAAATGTGTGGTTTGTGTAGGTCTCGGACCGCGATTGCTTTCACTTCTCGACAGATGTTGGCGCGATTACGTGGTTCAGTCCCAAAAGACACAAGTTTCTCGGATGGATGCTAAGAAGGAGCGACACGTTAGTTTTCAGCTTGCCGAAATTGCAGTTCCGCCGGCAATGTTAATAGATTATCTCAAGGCAGGTACTCTAATAGATTTGGAGGTGCCAGTGTCTGACGCCGTTACTCTGCGTTTAGATGGAAGGAAGTGGGCAAGCGGGCGTCTCTGCCAGTTTAAGGGCAAATTTGCCGTGCAAATAGTGGATTTTGATATTCGCCAATCCAATATTCCATCTGGAAATACGCATATACAGATTGAAATTGCAGGTGCGTCTTTAGATGAGAGAACTCTACTCGAGCATTCAAGCCCTAGGGTCTATATTCTTACCGAAGAGGTATTGAGCCCAACTGCCTCATTAATCATTGGGGGCGAGAAAGTGGCTGAGGCTACCATTGTCGAAGTGAATTCAAGATTTGCTTTAAATGTCTTGCCCAAATAGACATAATGCGTCATGCAGTTGGAATGAATGCAGAAATTTCATTTGCACAATTCTTGTCAGTTATTGGTAGTTTGGAACTATCCCTAGTAGGGCTGCTAGTTCTTTGTTTTTTTGCGCTTGTTTTTAGCGCATATATTAAGATTGTAACGGTACTTGGGATAGTTCGGGTGGGCTTTGGCGTTGGCGGGCTTCCATCGGCTTTTGTGACCAGTGGTCTTGCTCTAGTTTTAACTTTCTTTGTCATGATGCCAACAATTGTTGGTTCTATTGGGAAAGTGCATGGAGTTTCGCCGGGAGAAAATAGCGCCGTCAAGGGCTCTTTACAAGCTGCTAATAGATTTGAAGCGGGCTTATCTCGTTGGAAGGAGTTTCTGCAAAAGCATTCACGCGCAGAGGAGGTTGAAAAATTTAGCTTACTTGCCCGAAATCTTGAGGCCGCTGGTGGCCATCCGGAATCTGACATCACCGATAAGCAAATAGCCAGTTTGCGCAGTAGCTGGCAAGTTTTAGCGCCGGCATTCGTAGTGTCGCAGCTCAAAGAGGCGTTCCAGACTGGATTGTCTGTGTTCTTGCCTTTCTTGGTCATCGATTTGTTGCTTGCTAATGTTCTCGTTGCCGTAGGACTTTCTCAGATTAATCCTCTCATAGTTTCGTTTCCTTTTAAACTATTGCTATTTGTAATGGTCGATGGATGGATATTGATTACTACTAACTTGGTGCAAACGTATGCTTAGGCGAGTTGGGGTATTGAGATGAGCTGGGAAGTTTTGGTCAATGCGCTTGGTTTAGCAGTGGAGCTAAGTATTCCTCTTGTAATTGTGGCGCTAGTCGCAGCCATTGTTGCAGGAGTTTTGCAGGCTGCTACTCAAATTAACGATGACGTTATTAGTTTTAGTTTGAAATTATTTTTAGTGGCCGGAGCTCTCTACCTCTACAGTGGGCACCTTATTTCTCACGTTGCAGAGTTTTCTCAAAGAGTCTGGGGCGGCACTGATTATTATTATTGAAGTAATGGATGCAACTTGCGTTTTTTCACAGCATTTTTTCGCACTATTTGTTCGTGTAGCGACGTTTACTCTGGCTCTCAGTCTGCTGCCTACGCGGATTTTGCCGAGAATTGTAGCAGTAGCGTTGGCTGTGTCGATGCTTTTTTTTTTCGGCATTGGAAAAGCCGTGGAGACCTGTGATTTGCTGTCGATACAGCGGTTGCTTCAGTCGCAACTAGCACCTACTCTTTCGAGTATCGTTTTTGAAATTAGTGTGGGTGTT
This genomic interval from Deltaproteobacteria bacterium contains the following:
- a CDS encoding FHIPEP family type III secretion protein, giving the protein MFFIKHFWEFIVTVFRSVGLSGVAIGTLILAFVVLLLVPLPRQLLDLLLILNFVVAIVLLLLGLFILEARELYSFPSLLLLTTLFRLSLNVSTTRLILVRGDEGLGAAGQVIEAFGSLVVQRDFIVGAIIFGIIAIVNFVVIAKGAARVAEVAARFALDALPGKQLAIDAELRAGNLSRQEADIRRSELASESQFYGSMDGAMKFVQGDALAGFLIAFINCIGGVSIGLWRGMDFFAAVNTFGVLTIGDGLVNIIPSLLISVCAGIVVTRVSGRRTSSVSDDIIEQVLAEPRVLAISGIMLLLLSVVPGLPAIPMSVVGLALMFLWFKRDSRKALLSSAQAALPAGMHLAPQQLQLRVLRAVEHEYLPAAISSGHSLEQGVMLALGPSHETVKALRLEVDAEVLTRYFESSANQNLKKFQSFVARMRRNVFLQRGFVLPDIQLMCGEQLTKGGYVVLVRETPCASGEIHGDFLFVRVSPSTLAALGIPIVNSVRHPVTQCSACWIDRRAVGISALERIGVELLEPYEYLALEVLAAACGNIEELFGLGEVLDLLEVVKGDAKALYTEVFDKEVISMAEFTDCLRRLVRERVNIRDLKLILEGIVEFSSLSSADEERQTWLSMLHSFLRQVLSRGIVADITSRTGKFRAFVLSDEVEEEFRAIIPSWEKRRAVPPLNPNVAAGMYGAASALFKPVLERGIAPIVLLCSADIRSMADEFFGHKTLGGREWLSTLAYEELDGVTAPEIVGVLNLS
- a CDS encoding FHA domain-containing protein — its product is MFALEIKFNDGISQPEVLLVRRQHVVIGASDYAHVVIEGFAANRCDLKLTRGLGRQFRCQPIIKSSSNNSGPLPFAEGVYSGDVELELTEVSLHITALDVDLQLQSNESPDRAGVRILRQALSHESPVFPAVSILGAASVMVSFPEDEPLIIGRSRKCGLRLDAADVSSEQARIGFERGGFWIEDLGSKNGSFVEGRRVNGRQSLKRDSLVTIGSEFVLQVIKDQDDLAAVSQAKASGRQLKEEAHLYPCLVSSYEAVQPRRLVLLPGLRVTLGRDPCSDIWIEAAHVSRNHAEINYSDTGVLSVTDLSSNGTSLNGQELPAGKPVELSTSETSVLDLGMGVEISLCFSEADEAKVSGASQLQSAGLPWTAVSGVAGRRGGDGSDSIEVEDDRAIMGQVSGGESGDEPTLQRARGAFEDLVQRAQSVRDANISGLEARQKRAGEVLFSGDSSSAVDMTDGMLEENASAQGGIGRLGQVFLWLAVVVLALVVAELLIWFVGGSRLI
- a CDS encoding FHA domain-containing protein, translated to MSINDTELTFTRCSGCRSLVPASASRCRMCGELLSKEAESAEGSVEEQPNRSSSRVRQRTMSLSSDDAKAIVDRVKSASSMNLASSEKPADKPTEAFRLRPLDLAAKKSPLASVSKETSQWKSPLELSGTKEKGEGAKISPSNMSAGSAGTATSSPGLQVEAKPSTAEASAVPQSQSVAEGKRTSVDVAPKTAETQSGLSASTLAKGELSLRKKARRRKKKKVQDVTTATSAGTLHVAAREEPGLERKKENLEQPMRTQGDVSVQPNVKSNKEAPKSSAKSVEATAKPRELEEGGLFGWFVRYDEQGRGSATEIRTGRFFVSAEKLKDVDLVIEDETISTPHCVVRASVSDGLRVQDLLSEGGTFVRRRNEGRFYEYSDAVTLEHGDWLRFGDYEVLVCLVTFADAAAKKV
- a CDS encoding FliM/FliN family flagellar motor switch protein; the encoded protein is MRAHGKISDSGEAKLAVWQPAQALTEPDSEEVRLCVGFLRADLSKFFGSFADDWLSLFHVLDVKVDNFEVQTVLEFPEDLERVMPIEVDGEAAVIGLDAATEKCLLDMVSKQYTDAGADIIIEYLERRFISTLCKSWSGSAPLNAVFIPQQNERSVEVVGVVRLFFKLANTKCVVCVGLGPRLLSLLDRCWRDYVVQSQKTQVSRMDAKKERHVSFQLAEIAVPPAMLIDYLKAGTLIDLEVPVSDAVTLRLDGRKWASGRLCQFKGKFAVQIVDFDIRQSNIPSGNTHIQIEIAGASLDERTLLEHSSPRVYILTEEVLSPTASLIIGGEKVAEATIVEVNSRFALNVLPK
- a CDS encoding EscR/YscR/HrcR family type III secretion system export apparatus protein; this encodes MNAEISFAQFLSVIGSLELSLVGLLVLCFFALVFSAYIKIVTVLGIVRVGFGVGGLPSAFVTSGLALVLTFFVMMPTIVGSIGKVHGVSPGENSAVKGSLQAANRFEAGLSRWKEFLQKHSRAEEVEKFSLLARNLEAAGGHPESDITDKQIASLRSSWQVLAPAFVVSQLKEAFQTGLSVFLPFLVIDLLLANVLVAVGLSQINPLIVSFPFKLLLFVMVDGWILITTNLVQTYA
- a CDS encoding flagellar biosynthetic protein FliQ, producing MSWEVLVNALGLAVELSIPLVIVALVAAIVAGVLQAATQINDDVISFSLKLFLVAGALYLYSGHLISHVAEFSQRVWGGTDYYY